In a single window of the Cucumis melo cultivar AY chromosome 11, USDA_Cmelo_AY_1.0, whole genome shotgun sequence genome:
- the LOC103496347 gene encoding protein disulfide isomerase-like 2-3, whose product MRSNRSPILTILLLIFFLRFDLSNALYGASSPVLQLTPSNFKSKVLNSNGIVLVEFFAPWCGHCQALTPVWEKAATILKGVATVAALDADAHKSLAQEYGIKGFPTIKVFAPGKPPVDYQGARDVKPIAEFALQQVKALLKERLNGKTTGGGSNEKSEPNASEELNSRNFDELVIKSKDLWIVEFFAPWCGHCKRLAPEWKKAAKNLKGKVKLGHVDCDAEKSLMSRFNVQGFPTILVFGADKDSPIPYEGARTASAIESFALDQLETNVAPPEVTELTGSDVMDEKCASAAICFVAFLPDILDSKAEGRNKYLEQLLSVAEKFRRSPYSYVWAAAGKQPDLEKRVGVGGYGYPALVALNVKKGAYAPLKSAFELEHIIEFVKEAGRGGKGNLPLESTPEIVKTEPWDGKDGEVIEEDEFSLEELMGGEDETVTKDEL is encoded by the exons ATGAGAAGTAATCGATCTCCCATTTTAACAATCCTACTTTTAATCTTCTTCCTTCGATTCGATCTCAGTAACGCACTCTATGGAGCATCGTCTCCAGTTCTTCAACTTACTCCTTCCAACTTCAAGTCCAAG GTTTTGAACTCAAATGGCATCGTTCTAGTTGAGTTCTTTGCACCTTGGTGTGGTCATTGTCAAGCTCTCACGCCTGTTTGGGAGAAAGCGGCTACCATCTTGAAAGGAGTTGCAACAGTAGCAGCACTTGATGCAGACGCCCACAAGTCACTTGCTCAG GAATATGGCATTAAAGGATTCCCAACCATAAAAGTCTTTGCACCTGGAAAGCCTCCAGTAGACTACCAAGGAGCTCGGGATGTTAAGCCCATTGCAGAATTTGCTTTGCAACAG GTGAAGGCTCTGTTAAAGGAACGTCTAAATGGAAAAACAACTGGAGGTGGGTCAAATGAGAAATCAGAACCTAATGCTTCAGAAGAATTGAATTCTCGCAACTTTGATGAGTTAGTGATAAAGAGTAAAGATCTCTGGATTGTGGAGTTCTTTGCTCCTTG GTGTGGACACTGTAAACGTTTGGCTCCAGAATGGAAGAAGGCTGCTAAAAATTTGAAGGGGAAGGTGAAATTGGGTCACGTAGATTGTGATGCTGAGAAG TCTCTAATGAGCAGGTTCAACGTGCAAGGATTCCCTACCATCTTGGTATTCGGTGCTGACAAGGACAGTCCAATTCCATATGAGGGTGCAAGAACAGCATCAGCAATCGAGTCATTTGCTTTAGACCAGCTAGAGACAAATGTTGCACCCCCAGAAGTGACGGAGCTCACTGGTTCT GACGTCATGGATGAGAAATGTGCATCGGCTGCCATTTGTTTTGTTGCTTTCCTGCCCGACATTTTGGATTCCAAGGCCGAAGGAAGGAACAAATACCTCGAGCAATTGTTATCAGTTGCCGAGAAGTTCAGAAGAAGTCCCTACAG CTATGTTTGGGCAGCCGCTGGTAAGCAACCTGATCTTGAAAAGCGTGTTGGAGTTGGTGGATATGGGTACCCTGCCTTGGTAGCTTTGAATGTGAAGAAAGGAGCGTATGCTCCCCTTAAGAGCGCATTTGAGCTCGAACATATTAT CGAGTTTGTAAAAGAAGCTGGCCGTGGAGGGAAAGGGAATTTGCCCCTAGAAAGCACTCCAGAAATTGTGAAGACAGAACCATGGGACGGTAAAGACGGCGAGGTAATTGAAGAAGATGAGTTTTCGCTTGAAGAGCTTATGGGAGGCGAAGATGAGACAGTAACTAAAGATGAGCTATGA